A DNA window from Legionella sp. MW5194 contains the following coding sequences:
- the acpP gene encoding acyl carrier protein — protein sequence MSTVEERVRKIVGEQLGVKEEDLNNNASFVDDLGADSLDTVELVMALEEEFETEIPDEKAEKITTIQEAIDYIESNMNKEEA from the coding sequence ATGAGTACAGTTGAAGAAAGAGTTCGCAAAATTGTTGGTGAACAATTGGGCGTTAAAGAGGAAGATTTGAACAATAATGCATCCTTTGTTGATGACTTGGGTGCAGACTCTCTTGACACTGTTGAATTGGTTATGGCTCTTGAAGAAGAGTTCGAGACCGAGATTCCTGATGAAAAAGCTGAAAAAATCACAACGATTCAGGAAGCAATTGATTACATTGAATCAAACATGAATAAAGAAGAAGCTTGA
- the fabF gene encoding beta-ketoacyl-ACP synthase II — MSKRRVVVTGMGMVTPVGLNVEQTWQNILAGKSGVGVIDGFDTTEYPTKIWAKVKDFNIENHVPLKDARKMDLFTQYGIAAADEALADSGLVVDHPLSLRAGVAVGAGIGGIQTITDNQDKLVSGGPRKVSPFFIPAGIINMVAGQISIKHQLKGPNISVVTACTTGTHNIGLAGRMIAYGDADVMICGGAEMTTTPLCLAGFSAVRSLSKRNDEPEKASRPWDKDRDGFVMGEGAGILVLEEYEHAKARGAKIYAELVGFGMSGDAYHITAPDEDADGAARAMEAAVQDANIAPSLVDYINAHGTSTYLNDMNETKAVKRVFGDHAYQLAMSSTKSMTGHLLGAAGAVEAIFSILAIRDQIAPPTINLDNPDEGCDLNYVPHKAQSMKIDYALSNSLGFGGTNGSLLFKRV; from the coding sequence TTGAGTAAGCGGCGTGTAGTAGTAACCGGCATGGGGATGGTGACCCCTGTCGGTCTTAATGTAGAGCAAACCTGGCAAAATATTCTGGCCGGGAAAAGTGGTGTTGGCGTGATAGATGGTTTTGACACCACCGAGTACCCCACCAAAATCTGGGCCAAGGTCAAAGACTTCAACATCGAGAACCATGTGCCGCTGAAAGACGCTCGTAAAATGGATTTATTTACCCAATATGGAATAGCCGCAGCGGATGAGGCTCTGGCTGATTCTGGTCTGGTGGTTGACCATCCCTTGTCCTTACGGGCTGGTGTCGCGGTAGGCGCTGGGATTGGTGGTATTCAAACCATTACCGATAATCAGGATAAACTGGTTAGTGGCGGACCGCGTAAAGTATCACCGTTTTTTATTCCTGCTGGCATCATTAACATGGTCGCAGGACAGATTTCTATTAAGCATCAGCTGAAAGGACCCAATATTTCCGTGGTGACCGCGTGTACAACCGGTACTCATAACATTGGTCTCGCTGGTCGAATGATTGCTTATGGCGATGCCGATGTCATGATTTGCGGCGGTGCCGAAATGACCACGACCCCCTTATGCCTGGCTGGCTTTTCGGCTGTCCGTTCGTTATCCAAACGCAATGACGAACCGGAAAAAGCGTCTCGCCCATGGGATAAGGATAGAGATGGCTTCGTGATGGGTGAGGGTGCCGGTATTCTTGTTCTGGAAGAATACGAACATGCCAAAGCTCGTGGCGCCAAAATATACGCCGAACTGGTTGGTTTTGGTATGTCCGGGGATGCTTACCACATCACAGCTCCCGATGAGGATGCTGACGGAGCAGCACGCGCCATGGAAGCCGCTGTGCAGGATGCCAATATTGCTCCGAGTCTAGTCGATTACATTAATGCCCATGGTACGTCCACCTACCTGAACGACATGAATGAAACCAAAGCGGTTAAGCGGGTTTTTGGTGACCATGCTTATCAGTTAGCCATGAGCTCAACCAAGTCCATGACTGGACACTTGTTGGGTGCTGCCGGTGCGGTTGAGGCGATTTTCAGTATTCTGGCCATCCGCGATCAAATCGCGCCACCAACCATTAATCTGGATAATCCCGATGAAGGATGTGATCTGAATTATGTGCCACATAAGGCCCAGTCGATGAAAATCGATTACGCCTTAAGCAATTCATTGGGATTTGGCGGAACGAATGGAAGCTTGCTGTTTAAGCGAGTCTAG
- the mltG gene encoding endolytic transglycosylase MltG: MKAFFKWFFFVTALSLVLFFTLFTYNVNALLTKPLLPPESKPLILEIKPNSTASAFVNHLDALHLIGSKKMFLSFMKWQGYSNRLKAGIYQIAPGETAQQLLDKVTSGEVLVQSFRIIEGTTLAQVTDNLKKAPYLSFDEADLNAFSGPHPSPEGLFLADTYNYDAGDNAKSLLNVANHDLLNYLNTAWNSRSPGLPYDNAYQLLIAASILEKETALASERKLIAGVIVNRLKKNMPLQMDPTVIYAFGKQFDGKLRHEHLSIDSPYNTYKNRGLPPTPIAMVGKESIDAAAHPKPSRYLYFVAKGDGSHAFSETYEQQKKAVLRYKYKNKEPQQ; the protein is encoded by the coding sequence ATGAAAGCGTTTTTTAAGTGGTTTTTCTTTGTAACAGCACTGTCTCTGGTGCTGTTTTTCACCTTGTTCACCTACAATGTCAATGCGCTGCTGACTAAACCGCTGTTGCCTCCCGAAAGCAAGCCCCTTATCTTGGAAATTAAACCCAACTCCACGGCATCGGCCTTTGTCAATCACCTTGATGCCCTGCATTTGATCGGCTCGAAAAAAATGTTTTTATCGTTCATGAAATGGCAGGGCTACAGTAATCGACTCAAAGCCGGTATTTATCAGATTGCTCCTGGTGAGACAGCTCAGCAATTACTGGACAAAGTGACCAGCGGTGAGGTGCTGGTGCAATCTTTTCGCATCATTGAGGGAACGACCCTGGCACAAGTGACCGACAACTTAAAAAAGGCCCCGTATTTATCGTTTGATGAGGCGGATTTAAACGCTTTTTCAGGTCCTCACCCCAGCCCTGAAGGCCTTTTCCTTGCCGATACCTACAATTATGATGCGGGGGATAATGCCAAATCACTGCTTAACGTCGCCAATCATGATTTATTGAATTATTTAAATACCGCCTGGAATAGTCGAAGTCCGGGGTTACCCTATGACAATGCTTATCAATTATTGATTGCTGCCTCCATTCTTGAAAAAGAGACTGCCTTAGCCAGCGAGCGCAAACTGATTGCCGGTGTTATTGTGAACCGGCTTAAGAAAAACATGCCGTTGCAAATGGATCCCACCGTTATTTATGCCTTTGGGAAACAGTTTGACGGCAAGCTGCGCCATGAGCATTTAAGCATTGATTCGCCTTACAATACCTATAAAAACCGTGGACTGCCGCCTACGCCAATCGCCATGGTGGGTAAAGAGTCCATTGATGCTGCCGCTCATCCAAAACCCAGCCGTTACCTTTATTTTGTGGCCAAAGGCGACGGTTCGCATGCGTTTTCAGAGACGTATGAACAGCAGAAAAAGGCCGTTTTACGGTATAAATACAAGAACAAGGAACCGCAACAATGA
- the tmk gene encoding dTMP kinase, with protein MTQGRFIVVEGLEGAGKSTVMQTIKQSLESRQLTVVTTREPGGTHIGETIRHLIKEPRPAEPMSAYTELLLLYAARVQLLDQVIRPALHEGKWVLADRFELSTFAYQGGGRQIDPEIIQTISTITLQGFQPDLILFLDILPQRGMERVTQRGDSDRIEQESQAFFDRVNHAYHEKIKTLSNVAVIDAGQTLEAVQKSALSHLEKFLSHYAAF; from the coding sequence ATGACCCAGGGACGCTTTATTGTTGTAGAGGGGCTGGAAGGAGCCGGCAAATCAACGGTGATGCAGACAATAAAGCAATCGCTTGAATCAAGGCAATTGACCGTTGTGACGACTCGCGAGCCGGGAGGTACTCACATCGGTGAAACCATACGCCATTTAATCAAGGAACCGAGACCGGCGGAGCCCATGAGTGCCTACACTGAACTACTGCTTCTTTATGCCGCCAGGGTCCAATTGCTTGATCAGGTCATTCGTCCAGCATTACATGAAGGAAAATGGGTTCTGGCCGATCGTTTCGAACTTTCGACCTTCGCCTATCAGGGAGGGGGCAGACAAATCGACCCCGAAATCATTCAAACCATTTCCACCATTACCTTACAGGGATTTCAACCGGATTTAATTCTGTTTTTGGATATCCTGCCACAACGCGGGATGGAACGAGTGACGCAGCGCGGCGACAGCGATCGCATTGAGCAGGAGTCTCAGGCTTTTTTTGATCGCGTGAATCACGCTTACCATGAAAAAATTAAAACGTTGAGCAATGTCGCTGTGATTGATGCTGGCCAAACGCTTGAAGCCGTGCAAAAATCAGCGTTATCGCACCTTGAAAAGTTCCTGAGCCATTATGCCGCATTCTGA
- a CDS encoding DNA polymerase III subunit delta' C-terminal domain-containing protein, whose product MPHSDPFERCWLHFEQSHAHQRLTHGHLFCADDESRMNALNHRLMQLLLCHNPTKPCQQCQSCRLVAVHCHPDVTLVQPEKEGGAIKIEQIRALQTIAYTSAQLGAQRVIVIKSAEKLNNAAANALLKLLEEPPPGVYFLLQAQFLGTLPATVLSRCQLWRLYDADEKQDNYLALGQRHAEDTAKGKVFSQQSTILEDLQALLTREESACSLAAKWASHDFPALLWFLSLLHAHLIYLKLMQKSDDQAAMNTLASSLSVPVLFGQIDKINGIFKKINHTISVNQLLALENLLLGYHD is encoded by the coding sequence ATGCCGCATTCTGATCCGTTTGAACGCTGTTGGCTTCACTTTGAACAAAGCCATGCTCATCAGCGCTTAACGCATGGTCATCTTTTTTGTGCTGACGATGAATCCAGAATGAACGCGCTCAATCACCGTTTAATGCAACTGCTTTTGTGCCACAACCCGACAAAACCCTGCCAGCAATGCCAGTCCTGTCGTCTCGTTGCAGTGCACTGCCATCCGGATGTAACCCTTGTCCAGCCTGAAAAAGAAGGGGGGGCAATCAAGATTGAACAAATCCGGGCGCTACAGACCATCGCTTACACCTCGGCGCAATTGGGCGCTCAGCGCGTTATTGTGATTAAATCCGCAGAAAAATTAAATAATGCCGCAGCGAATGCCCTGTTAAAATTACTCGAAGAACCGCCGCCTGGCGTCTATTTTCTTTTGCAAGCGCAATTCCTCGGCACTCTACCGGCCACTGTCTTAAGCCGTTGCCAATTGTGGCGTTTGTACGATGCTGATGAAAAACAAGACAATTACCTGGCTTTAGGCCAACGCCATGCGGAGGATACGGCAAAGGGTAAGGTGTTTAGTCAGCAATCAACCATTCTTGAGGATTTGCAGGCCTTGCTGACACGTGAGGAATCCGCCTGCTCCCTGGCCGCCAAATGGGCAAGCCATGATTTTCCGGCACTCTTGTGGTTTCTCTCCCTCCTTCATGCCCATTTAATTTATCTCAAGCTGATGCAGAAAAGTGACGATCAGGCGGCGATGAATACCCTGGCGTCTTCGCTCAGTGTCCCTGTGTTATTTGGGCAAATCGATAAAATTAATGGCATATTTAAAAAAATAAACCATACTATCAGTGTGAATCAATTACTCGCATTGGAAAATCTTTTATTGGGCTACCACGATTAA
- a CDS encoding PilZ domain-containing protein — MSTEDIPTINCAYASEGALYMAYMPFLHGGGLFIRTNHNFTLGMPVQLNVKLLTEPETYKIDGKVVWITPKGAQGSKPSGVGVQFLGENCRHFCNKIETYLAGMLKSSQMTDTM; from the coding sequence ATGTCGACGGAAGACATCCCAACCATCAATTGTGCCTATGCCAGCGAGGGAGCGCTTTACATGGCCTACATGCCGTTTTTGCATGGCGGCGGTTTATTCATACGCACCAATCATAATTTCACCTTGGGCATGCCAGTGCAGCTGAATGTGAAGTTGTTAACTGAACCAGAAACCTACAAAATCGATGGCAAAGTGGTGTGGATTACCCCCAAAGGCGCACAAGGCAGTAAGCCAAGCGGTGTTGGAGTACAATTTTTAGGCGAAAATTGCCGCCATTTTTGCAATAAAATAGAAACCTATCTGGCAGGCATGCTAAAATCATCACAAATGACAGACACCATGTAG
- a CDS encoding TatD family hydrolase: MLVDSHCHLNFIDLSEFNQDLNQVMRLAIESDVSHFLCVCVELDDYPTLCQLADTYPQVSISVGIHPNSEIDREPDAAELAALAQGHPACIAIGETGLDYYRTTTSEAQALQRQRFVHHIEAAIATSKPLIIHTRQAASDTLQVMKSSQAAEIGGVMHCFAEDWDVARQALDLNFYISLSGIVTFKNATTLQDVARKVPLDRLLIETDSPYLAPVPFRGKQNHPALVKHVALALADLRGMTYEEVARQTTQNFYQCFRVSPLKA; the protein is encoded by the coding sequence ATGCTTGTTGATTCACATTGCCACCTCAATTTTATTGATTTATCGGAATTTAATCAGGATTTGAATCAAGTCATGCGTCTCGCCATAGAAAGCGACGTCAGTCATTTTCTTTGTGTCTGTGTGGAACTGGATGATTATCCCACGCTTTGTCAACTGGCAGACACTTACCCGCAGGTCAGTATTTCAGTCGGGATTCACCCAAACAGTGAAATCGACAGGGAACCGGATGCGGCTGAACTGGCTGCACTGGCCCAAGGCCATCCGGCCTGCATTGCCATTGGTGAAACCGGTCTCGATTATTACCGCACCACCACGAGTGAAGCCCAGGCCTTACAACGCCAACGCTTTGTTCACCACATTGAAGCAGCCATCGCCACGTCAAAGCCTTTAATTATACATACCCGTCAGGCTGCATCCGATACGTTGCAAGTCATGAAAAGCAGTCAAGCGGCTGAGATAGGCGGCGTCATGCATTGTTTTGCAGAAGATTGGGATGTTGCCCGACAAGCGCTGGATTTGAATTTTTATATCTCACTCTCAGGCATTGTCACCTTTAAAAATGCCACGACTTTGCAGGACGTAGCACGCAAAGTTCCTCTTGATCGGTTGTTAATCGAAACGGATTCACCTTATTTGGCGCCTGTTCCGTTCCGTGGAAAACAAAACCACCCAGCCCTGGTGAAGCACGTTGCCTTAGCCCTGGCGGACTTGCGGGGAATGACTTACGAGGAAGTGGCCCGGCAAACCACACAAAATTTTTATCAATGCTTTCGAGTTAGTCCATTGAAAGCGTGA